TATGTCATAATCAGAAATTTTTGACAAACAAATTCCAAACCCTAATATTAATGAAAAATCATCGATTTTGTTTGCAAGTGCAACTAAATTATTATACAGCAAATCATAATTATTTGAAGGTTGAGATAAATCTGTAAAAAAGCGGTTTTGTTCTTTGTTTTTTAACTTAAAATATATTTCAACACGGTTTGCACCTTTGTTAAACTGGTTTAGTTTGGCAACTAAACTTGGTAAAAATTCTGAAATTAAAAGTAGTGTTTCTGTTTTTGTTAGTTGGGTAGAATGACAAAAAGTGCGAAAATGTGAGACACTTTTGAAATTTTCTGGCTTGTTTGCAACAATGTTGTCTCCTGTTGAAGTCAAAGATTGAAAAAATCCATAACGCTGAACACCTAAAACTTGAATAATTTTTTCATTATCAACTCCAGCTTTTACTAGATCATCAATGGTAAAAATTCCAACATTTTTTAGTTTTTGAGCCGTAACAATCCCTATTCCAAAAAGCTTTTCGATTTTTTGGGAATAAATAAGTGGTCTTATTTTATCCCTTGAAATAACAGTGATTTTTTCTGGGGTATGTTTTGCTAAATTAGTAGCCATTTTTGCCAATAATTTATTGTGAGAAACGCCTATTGAAATTGGTAATTTAAGTTCTTTTTGCAACTTTTTCTTAATATGGTACAACATTTGGTAAATTGTATTAAATTTGTTGAAATAATCACTCAAATCCAAAAAACACTCGTCAATCGAGTAAATTTCAATTTTATTTGTAAAATTTTTAGTGATAAAATCAAAAAATTGCCTGGACAAAAACCGATAATAAGCCAAATTTGGTTCAATTACAACCAAATTTGGGATCTTTTTTTTAATATTTATTGTTTTATCTGTGATTTTGAAGCCTTTTTCTTTAACCTCTTTAGAAATAGAAACAGCCATTGCAAAATCCTCTTTTCGAGAAATTGCAATTGGCTGTCCTTGTAATGTTGGATCAAGTCTAATTTCTGATGAGACAAAAAAAGTATCAATATCAATGTGGGCAATTATTTTTGGCATATGACAAAAATAATTATACTATTATTTTATTTTTTTACAATTTAGCGCTAAATATCTTGATACAAGCTAATTTTATAATTTCTATTTAATTTATTCTTTTTATATTTTCAGAGAATTTCAATATAAATTGTTTGCTGATTTTCATCAATTTTGTACCGAAAATTCAAAGATCCAAATGATACTTTAACTTTTGAAATAATTTCCTTGATAACATTTTCAACTAATCACTCATCAATATAAACTTTTCCTTGTTTTACTTTTATTGTATCGTAAAAATCATTAGCATAAATATTGGGAAAAACATCGTTATCTTTGTATTCTGATTCATTTTTGACTTCAAAATCTAGTTGTTTTTTTAAAGGTGATAGTGATTTTTCAACTCTAGAATTATACAAATACCAACCTAGGATTCCGCCGCCAGCAATAATCCCTGTTGCAAGAAGACCTGATAAAATTTTAGCAGTGATTTGCATCTATTCTTCTAACTGATTTTCTTCATCTTCTTTAAAATTAGTAAAAGAAAGATCTCTCAGCTGTTCAATTGTTAAAAAATTAGTTGCAACATATTTAAAATCTTGATTAGAAATTTTGATTTCATCAGATTTTATAAAAGGGGTCGGATAATTTGTGATTTTTAGACGGTAAATTCCTTTTTTCTTTTCGTAGTCAATTAATTTTTTGTGTATTTGTTGAGAAAAACCAACACTAATTTTCTCAAAATCAGAATTAATGGACATTTCGACTTTTGGATTTAAGGATCCTGAAAAATTATAAGGAATAATGAATCCTTGTTGGGAAATTTGTGAATTTCCACTAAAAACAACCCGTTCTTTTGAATCATAAAAAGTGCTTGAAGTTATGAAAATGTCCCCAATTATGTATTTTCCCTCAACAATTTCGAGTTTTGTGTTTTTATTATAGATATCTGGGCGAAATTGGAATGATAAATTTAAAAAATTTTTTGCTGCTGTGGTTGATTTTATTGGCAGATTTGTCAGTTTTAAGTCAGAAATATTGATCTGGCGGTCAATATTTCCAGCATGAAAAGTCTCAGGATCAACCCCAACCTTAAAAATATTTATATTGTGTTTTTCTTGAATAAATTTAACAGGAAAAAAATAAACTGTTTGTTCGTCGATTTTTTCATAAGTTTTAGAAAATTCACGTGAGGCGTCAGCACCTAAATTTGCCATTTTTATTGACTTTAAAAGTTTAAAGCCAATTCCTTGATTTTGGATAGAATATTCTTTGCGTACATCTGAAAAATTGCGGATTTTTACCACATTATCAAGCATGATTTGTTGCTCGTTATCTTTTGTTAAATACACTAAAATATTATCTATTTTTTCAAATTTGTCAGCTTTATCTTTACTTTTTTCGCCATCAAGACCTCCAAAAATAAAAATTGCTTGATTAAATCGCTCAGGTAATAATTCTAAAACTTTTGGACCTGCAGGAAGTGAATTATTTACTTGAACATAAGCATTCACTTTTCCCGGTATTTTTGAAAAAACAGTGACAATTACTGTATATCTATTTGAAACAATATCGCGCTCGATTTTTACAAATTGTCTAATTCCATTAGGTGATGAATTTGATGCATAGTTAAAAGAAATTTGGCCATAGCTTCTTGCAATTTGAATTTCGGGGCTTTGGCTTGGAATAAGATCTAAATTCATAAACTAAAGATTTAAAATTATAATAAATTGGTCGATTGCTTTGTGCATATTTTTATAATATGTAGACTTGGACCAGTATTTTTTAATTCAATTACGGTCATTATCGATAAATTCTTTGATTAAAAGTTTAGTGTATCTAGGTTCTAAGAGTGAAAGCGCTCTTTCAATTGCTGAAATTGGTAAATCATCATTTTTATTTGCAATTCCTAAAGTTTCATAAACTTTTTCTTTTTGTGAGTGGAGTTTATTAGTTTTATGATATAGGAATAAAAAAGAGACTAGTGATTTTTTTTGAACAAATGTCCATTCTGATGGATCTTTTAATTTTTTGCGCAATGATCTTGTCGGTTTACGGAAATCATCCATTTTTATAACTCCTGTAAAAAATTTAAACTCAAAAAATTAATAAATGGTCAAAATATTTTAACTTCATTGA
Above is a window of Mesomycoplasma ovipneumoniae DNA encoding:
- a CDS encoding Y-family DNA polymerase, which encodes MPKIIAHIDIDTFFVSSEIRLDPTLQGQPIAISRKEDFAMAVSISKEVKEKGFKITDKTINIKKKIPNLVVIEPNLAYYRFLSRQFFDFITKNFTNKIEIYSIDECFLDLSDYFNKFNTIYQMLYHIKKKLQKELKLPISIGVSHNKLLAKMATNLAKHTPEKITVISRDKIRPLIYSQKIEKLFGIGIVTAQKLKNVGIFTIDDLVKAGVDNEKIIQVLGVQRYGFFQSLTSTGDNIVANKPENFKSVSHFRTFCHSTQLTKTETLLLISEFLPSLVAKLNQFNKGANRVEIYFKLKNKEQNRFFTDLSQPSNNYDLLYNNLVALANKIDDFSLILGFGICLSKISDYDISMLNTSPKVKNIIASVNKKMGLKKLVVLKSFKN
- a CDS encoding MHO_1590 family protein — encoded protein: MQITAKILSGLLATGIIAGGGILGWYLYNSRVEKSLSPLKKQLDFEVKNESEYKDNDVFPNIYANDFYDTIKVKQGKVYIDEWLVENVIKEIISKVKVSFGSLNFRYKIDENQQTIYIEILWKYKKNKLNRNYKISLYQDI
- a CDS encoding MHO_1580 family protein; its protein translation is MNLDLIPSQSPEIQIARSYGQISFNYASNSSPNGIRQFVKIERDIVSNRYTVIVTVFSKIPGKVNAYVQVNNSLPAGPKVLELLPERFNQAIFIFGGLDGEKSKDKADKFEKIDNILVYLTKDNEQQIMLDNVVKIRNFSDVRKEYSIQNQGIGFKLLKSIKMANLGADASREFSKTYEKIDEQTVYFFPVKFIQEKHNINIFKVGVDPETFHAGNIDRQINISDLKLTNLPIKSTTAAKNFLNLSFQFRPDIYNKNTKLEIVEGKYIIGDIFITSSTFYDSKERVVFSGNSQISQQGFIIPYNFSGSLNPKVEMSINSDFEKISVGFSQQIHKKLIDYEKKKGIYRLKITNYPTPFIKSDEIKISNQDFKYVATNFLTIEQLRDLSFTNFKEDEENQLEE
- a CDS encoding MG284/MPN403 family protein; this encodes MDDFRKPTRSLRKKLKDPSEWTFVQKKSLVSFLFLYHKTNKLHSQKEKVYETLGIANKNDDLPISAIERALSLLEPRYTKLLIKEFIDNDRNWIKKYWSKSTYYKNMHKAIDQFIIILNL